A region from the Schistocerca serialis cubense isolate TAMUIC-IGC-003099 chromosome 1, iqSchSeri2.2, whole genome shotgun sequence genome encodes:
- the LOC126415166 gene encoding putative gamma-glutamylcyclotransferase CG2811, translating into MSFYLFVYGTLKRDEPEHHYLEYETNGTSKFVSTAQTVKRYPLIIDTQYNIPFLIHREGMGHRILGEIYEVDERMMKTIDELKSHPNLYCRLQDSVRIFVEDEEDVKNIPVMKCWMYFITDLKRDKCLATIFVLYVFSTCDDNFWFQDLRGNLYVDAFQCLYRLEPFGFV; encoded by the exons ATGTCATTCTACTTGTTCGTTTATGGCACTCTGAAGAGGGACGAACCAGAACACCATTATCTTGAATATGAGACAAATGGAACCTCCAAATTTGTGTCTACAGCTCAGACTGTGAAGCGTTATCCGCTTATTATAGATACTCAGTACAACATTCCCTTCCTTATTCATCGAGAAGGTATGGGACACAGAATTTTGGGAGAAATTTACGAAGTAGATGAGCGCATGATGAAAACTATAGACGAGCTGAAAAGTCATCCAAATTTATATTGTAGATTACAAGACAGTGTTCGTATTTTCGTTGAAGATGAAGAAGATGTAAAGAATATTCCTGTGATGAAATGCTGGATGTATTTCATAACTGATCTAAAGAGAGAT AAATGCTTGGCAACTATATTCGTTTTATACGTCTTCTCGACTTGTGATGACAATTTTTGGTTTCAAGATTTGAGAGGAAATTTATACGTTGATGCATTTCAATGCCTATACAGATTAGAACCCTTTGGCTTCGTATAA